The DNA sequence TTGAAAGGGGAAGGGGATCGTTTCCTTAGTTTTTAAATTAGCTTCTTACTTAGTTGTTAATTGCGGGTCACTCTTATCCTTTTTCTTCGATTTGTATTTTTGTAGGATTTTTGTATAGTCATCATAAATAAGGGCTCTTCCCCTGAGATCAATTAGTTTATCCTGTGACGGGGTACTTTTATCGAATTCCAAATACCCGATGACTTCATCATTAAAAATTACTTCATGTTCAGCCTGATAATCCAGGCTGTAAATATGCTTTTCTTCCGAGATGGTCTTCATATGAATTTTGAAAAATATCGGTAAACTTTTCTTCCACGATATTTCTCGGCGACTACTTCACTTTTGATTCCAGATTTTTTCGCAGTTTCATTCCGCTGCTCAGAAAGCCCGGTCACTTAACCAATGAATATAATTCAGGCCGCCGGGTAAGTTACATTCTGC is a window from the candidate division KSB1 bacterium genome containing:
- a CDS encoding DUF3667 domain-containing protein, whose product is MSVNFSSTIFLGDYFTFDSRFFRSFIPLLRKPGHLTNEYNSGRRVSYIL